In the Populus trichocarpa isolate Nisqually-1 chromosome 1, P.trichocarpa_v4.1, whole genome shotgun sequence genome, one interval contains:
- the LOC112326262 gene encoding uncharacterized protein LOC112326262, with protein MEIDFADNVKHIFYTGEGDALTRDGIIKFPKLRGLSLSNCSFFGPKNFAAQLPSLQILNIDGHKELGNLFAQLQGLTNLEKLCLESLPDMRCIWKGLVLSKLTTLEVVECKRLTLVFTCSMIVSLVQLKVLKILSCEEFNRIIAKDDDENDQILLGDHLQSLCFPNLCEIEIGECNMLKSLFPVTMASGLP; from the exons ATGGAGATTGATTTTGCTGACAATGTAAAGCATATATTTTACACTGGAGAAGGAGATGCACTCACCAGAGATGGAATCATCAAGTTCCCTAAGCTAAGAGGATTGTCTCTTTCAAATTGCAGCTTTTTTGGTCCAAAGAATTTTGCTGCTCAATTGCCTTCTCTGCAAATTCTAAACATTGATGGCCACAAAGAATTGGGAAATTTGTTTGCGCAGCTCCAA GGGCTGAcaaatttggaaaaattatGCTTGGAATCCCTGCCTGACATGAGGTGTATATGGAAGGGTCTCGTGCTGAGCAAATTGACTACTTTGGAGGTGGTTGAGTGTAAGAGACTGACACTGGTATTCACATGCAGCATGATTGTCAGTCTAGTTCAACTGAAAGTTCTAAAGATATTGTCCTGTGAGGAATTCAATCGAATCATTGCTAAGGATGATGATGAAAACGACCAGATATTGTTAGGAGATCATCTCCAATCTTTATGCTTTCCCAATTTGTGTGAAATTGAGATTGGAGAATGTAACATGTTGAAGAGCCTCTTCCCAGTTACCATGGCTTCAGGTCTCCCATAG